A portion of the Aphelocoma coerulescens isolate FSJ_1873_10779 chromosome 11, UR_Acoe_1.0, whole genome shotgun sequence genome contains these proteins:
- the LOC138117248 gene encoding LOW QUALITY PROTEIN: EF-hand and coiled-coil domain-containing protein 1-like (The sequence of the model RefSeq protein was modified relative to this genomic sequence to represent the inferred CDS: deleted 1 base in 1 codon), which translates to MESPEYRDPFGCSVWRTQWLVSTLAYHYGLDRGVENEIVVLAAGLDQYLQEIFHHLDCAGEGRIPGEDLCTLCQVLGLEEVADPEECAGFWDGLSAELTFRQFHARLCGHFSTCAGGAGPRLPLGRESEHIETQNRLRSPRRADPVSRGAAGSAERRPLGPCSRECYEEIVGLEQAEDCIAKLEEENGSLRELVEDTRAALQSRDARCLALQVGLWKSHASHKEEGTCFVGSKRPLTQSNSQTKCLQSVLKEMELIRSSRDGQTEEAFKFNQELERELKSSQEALVSLEDCNRNLKREQAETRRKAEEARHAVLNSLGKVKELEEKANEVPHLQIYVQQLESQLQHYR; encoded by the exons ATGGAGTCGCCTGAGTACCGGGACCCCTTTGGGTGCTCGGTCTGGCGCACGCAGTGGCTGGTCAGCACCCTCGCCTACCACTAcgggctggaccgcggcgtggaGAACGAGATCGTCGTGCTGGCCGCCGGCCTGGACCAGTACCTGCAGGAGATCTTCCACCACCTGGACTGCGCCGGGGAGGGCCGCATCCCCGGCGAGGACTTGTGCacgctgtgccaggtgctggggctggaggaggtggcGGACCCCGAGGAGTGCGCGGGGTTCTGGGACGGGCTCTCGGCTGAGCTCACCTTCCGCCAGTTCCACGCGCGGCTCTGCGGCCACTTCAGCACCTgtgcgggcggcgcggggccaCGGCTGCCGCTGGGCCGGGAGAGCGAGCACATCGAGACCCAGAATCGcctgcgcagcccccgccgcgccGACCCCGTCAGCCGCGGAGCCGCGGGCAGCGCCGAGCGGCGGCCGCTGGGGCCCTGCTCCCGAGAGTGCTACGAGGAGAtcgtggggctggagcaggccgAGGACTGCATCGCCAAGCTGGAAGAGGAGAACGGCAGCCTGCGGGAGCTGGTGGAGGACACGCGGGCCgccctgcagagcagagatgcGCGGTGCCTGGCGCTGCAG GTGGGACTGTGGAAGAGCCATGCCAGCCATAAAGAGGAGGGAACCTGTTTCGTAGGGAGTAAGAGACCATTAACACAG AGCAACTCCCAGACCAAGTGCCTCCAAAGTGTCCTGAAGGAAATGGAGCTCatccggagctccagggatgggcagacTGAAGAAGCATTCAAGTTCAatcaggagctggagagggagttGAAGAGCTCTCAGGAAGCTCTGGTCAGCCTGGAAGACTGCAACCGTAACCTGAAGAGGGAGCAGGCGGAGACGAGGAGGAAGGCGGAAGAGGCCAGACACGCCGTCCTCAACAGTCTTGGCAAAGTGaaggagctggaagagaaagctaATGAGGTGCCACATCTGCAAATATACGTTCAGCAGCTGGAATCACAACTGCAGCACTACAGGTAG